The Cryptococcus neoformans var. grubii H99 chromosome 13, complete sequence genomic interval GGAGGGACTGGCCAAGCGATGGTAAGCTCATCTTGAGCCTAGAGGACAGAATACCGCGTTTACCAAGAGCGTAGTTTACCTACTTGCCCTCACAGCTGTCAAATGCCTCGGACGAAACCCCGTGGGATCAGAAACCTTACTCTCAAGTCATCACATTTCCACTCTCATGTTCCATTCAGCATTGCCATCAGATGATTCTGCGACGTTTCCGACGGTTGTTGCCCAGTCATCAATGACACCACAGGCACATGAAGCTTTGAAGATCTTGGCCAACATGCTAGTCCTTCACACCGCCGGACGTATCCAATTCTTCAAAGCCTGCGGAGCTGTAGCGGTCGCTCGCGCTCTGTCTGAGAGCTCTACGCAAGACGAGAATAATGTGGCATATGCCGAAAATTTGTTTTTACTCGGGAGACTTGGCTTTTTGGTCACTATGGAAAGGGCTGAAGCGGCGAAGCAGATGGTAGATAACGAGGTGGTGGATGCCCTCGTGCAGGTAAGACTGTCCATCTCGTCCAAGGCAGAACTAacgaaggagaagattttCATGTCGGCCTCTGTCTTACCCGCTTCTTTCTTGTATCTGAGCGAATTGCTCAAACTGACGAACGCATTACTTCAATTTTATCCCTATGAACAACTCTCTAATACGACAACTGGCGTTGATTCTTGGGACGAAAAGTTTGATCGGTGAGTAATTGTTGCTAAAACAGTTCATTTCTGATTTTATGTCTAAGCCTTCTTTACCCTCTTTTGCGCCTTTTTTACGCGACTCCATCAGTCGATCTTAGCCCGCCACTTACCCACATCATAAACGCTCTGCTTTTGATACCATTCAACACACAACTGTTACCAATTTGGGCTTCAGTTCCTGAATGTCCCAGTTCCCTTCAAGTTAACAGCTCCTCGAACCCGTCGTCCACAATGAGAAATATTATCACCAAGCTGGGAAACATAGCTTCACCATCCAGCCCTCGCAAGAGTTCAGCCGGCTCACTGGCCCCACCTCGTTCTAGGTCGCCAGCAGGTGGACAGAGATCCGCACCAGATTCACCGCGAGGTAGTTTCTCATCTTCGAAGCCAGGCCTTGGTGCGACATCTGATCACATCGCGCTATCCTCAAGGCTTCTGAAGACCCTAGACCGATTCTTTGAGACATATCTACCATATCCTAAGCGGCCGGATGACGACCAGCCTCATGCACTTGTACTGGATGAAATACTTCCTCCGTTATTACTCTTAATGACGCGAGCCACGTTGGGTTCAGAAAACGTACGGCTATGGATTAAAGAAATTTTATTACCTTCCTCTCTGTAGGTCTGCTGTCTAGTGGATTTTGTCAAATTCAACTGATATTTCATGCTGTAGAGACCGCTCACCAGAAGCAGGGCCGCTTGTGTCCCGCAAGGGCTTACTAGGCAATATTCTGCGTTTAATGACTTGTGCAGGTCATACCCAGACAAGAAATGCTGCCGGAGAGTTGATGTGGGCAGTTTGCAATGGTGATGGTATGTTTTAATTTCCCCATATTTTACAAGCAACTTTGCTGAGCTTCGCCCAGCTTCCGACCTCTGCGTAGAAATCGGCTACGGCAACGCAGCTGGTATGCTGTTCCAAAAAGGACTTACTGGCCCACCACCGGCTAAGGTCGAAGAGATTGAACAGCACAATCCTTCGCAAACCGTAAAGCAGCTAGCTAGGTCAGCTAATTGCCGATCGGACGCCGGGTCGCCTGTAACAACTGTCCAGCCGGCTACGCTTTCTTCCACGTCTACTTTCAGCGCCCAAGCTTCGAGGAATCCAATCACAGGTATTGAGAATGCTAATCAAGCGGCAGGTGACCTGGACGAAATGACtcaggaagagaaggagcgCGAAGCAGAAAGACTGTTTATCTTGTTTGAtaggatggaaaagaatCCTGTAATTAGCATGAAGTCAGGGGATGACCAAGACGGACAAAAGCATGGGGTCCAAGGACTGAAAGATATAATGAGAGAAAAGTTAGAGAATGGGGATATGGATAGATGGGATCGCAAGGATGAACAAAAGGAAAGACAGAGAttagaggaggaggcgcaaaaagacgaagaggaggctTTCCGGGAGCTTGCAGCCTATAATCGGCGTACTGGAAAGTCGTAATCTTACACATATCTATCAAACAAGGATATTGGGCCGATGTCGTTTTTGACTGTGATATTTGGTTATATCTTGTGCTTTGCGTAAAAGTTGTCATGCTATATGTGACATATCCGTACTATACAATAATGTCTACTCCTTCATGGTCTCGTCGGCTGCCGCATTTGCCCGTTCTTGAATGGCCGTTCTATAGACTGTCAGCCTGCTGACATTATTTCAATAATATACGACACACCTCAATTGTTTTGTAAAGTCATCAtctacatcatcatcgtcccaGTTGTCTTCCCACAAGTTATCGCTATCGCTAGGACCGGCAGCAGCTTTCTTCAAGGAGTCTTGGATGTTGCCTTCATAATCTGCACATGAAATTCAGCAAAGTCAACAGTATACCAATCAACCTGTATGTACCTGTGGCAGGAAAGTCCTGGATGGTTCAATTAGCATCACTCAAACTTGACATCTAACTTCTGAACATACTTCAaactcatcgtcatcttccaaagcGCCAAGCTTGGGTAACGGCTTTTTGTCCGGCTGGACGTTGGTAGTCGAAGATCCGGCAgtagcttcttcctttttctctgtTAAGTTCTTCTGTTCAGACATGCTGTCCTATGCTGAAGCTTGCACTTTGTTGGAAGTTCCTATTCGACTATTGCAACTTGAGTATGATTGCCCTTCCAGAGCGCCAACGACAACATGTACAACTGCAGCCTGGACGCGCAACCGTCGGACTCCGCCACCATGGACCAAAGCGCCACTAACGGAACCAGAAACTAAATCCGAATCCGCGATAGTGGAAATCTGTTTCTTCGTAGGCTCACTCACAAGATAGTCCTTGTGCTAGGGTTAGAGCTTCTGACAGTGAGGAGAAATCCGAGTCGAAGCAATTGCTGATTGCAAAAAATATCCTACACGTAATGTCCATCGTAAGGTGTGACATTCAATTTCTGGCAACGTACACATCGATTGTACACATTCAAGTTTTACTTTTTATTTGCATTGTAATCAAAAAGGTGCACACTATGCTTGCAGCAAAATGGTCAAACTCCCCCCCCACCCTTACAAAACCACCATAAGCTGCATCTACTTCGCTCATTCTTCCGACGTCTGTATTAACTGGCGGCGTTTTCCAGGCGCAGGTAGGAGGGTAGTGTTGGGCAGAATTGTTACCGTCGCGCAATCACAGAGTCGCAGATACTAATTGTATGCACTGCCAGCTGGTAAAAGACGATATCTCAACTGCTTGTAGCTGAGCACCCGCCTTATGCTGCTTATTATCCGGCTCCACCCCTCTCTGCTTTTTTATTGCTAATAAACAGTTAAACAAGCCTTGAGAGCAGAAAAAAGCATGCTCTCGATGactattattattatctaGAGTTCTTCTCAGGCACCCGTTCATGATATCCACGTAATGCGGAGAAATCGTCGGTATTTCATTCTTGCAGCAGCCCCAATAATTCTCTGCGCATGGTGGCCTCGCCGCTATTCGCTGCTCACATTTGgccattcttcttccttctttcatctctctcttctttccttccaaGCCCTACCGTCATCGGAACCCGCGGCCCCTATCCTGCTTTTCAGCAGCCTCACCGCCTGCCTTATACCCCCCTGGGCGATCAATTGGTCCCCAGTATTTCGTCCTTCTTACGAAAAGTATTCGCGCGCTTTGACTGCCGGACATAAAAGAAATCAAACGTAATACCGCTTTGGCCACGACGTTGTTGCCCATTCCGCAATTTTGATCCACCTCTTGTTACTCCGTTGTGACTGGTAAAGACCGAAAATGGCTTCCACGCTCACTTCAAACTTCCTTATCAATCCGTCGCCGCCAATCACtacgtcttcctctccagTGTCGGCCTTTCAAGGAAGCGAGGTGCCTTATTCGACTTCTGTTTCACCACCTCTACAACCTCCTGGTGGCAGACTCACTACACCATTAGCgcctcctcccccaccACCTCTCCACCTGTCGTCCCATCGCCATGGACCTGGTCCGGAAAGACAAATCAGGTACGCCGGGGCTGACCATACACTTGGGCCGACCTTTagcga includes:
- a CDS encoding 26S proteasome complex subunit DSS1; translated protein: MSEQKNLTEKKEEATAGSSTTNVQPDKKPLPKLGALEDDDEFEDFPATDYEGNIQDSLKKAAAGPSDSDNLWEDNWDDDDVDDDFTKQLRTAIQERANAAADETMKE